A genomic region of Nostoc sp. UHCC 0702 contains the following coding sequences:
- a CDS encoding AAA-like domain-containing protein, giving the protein MSIDEVVLLLKASQVNGLTTLQETVLRSSWEGKTYTTIAVEAHYGEERVRKVASNLWQLLSNFWGEPINKFNFRSSLEPRPLSKTHQQLIQEFNKVATAISLEFPSGPVSLDSRFYISRPPVEELAYTQIAEPGSVIYIKAAQKMGKSSLILRLLKHATNQGFCTVSLDFQQADKAVFASLDKFLRWLCANISRELQLEPKLNDYWDEEMGSKVSCSIYFESYLLPALTSPLVLVFNEVDWVFEYSEIAGEFLPLIRFWHEQARRVEIWQKLRLVLVFSAEIIVPLKLSQSPFNIGLPIKLPPFTTEQVQELAQRHGLDWTDGKEALSLMAMVGGHPYLVRLALYNLVGKSGLEQDLNHLLQQAATTAGIYHEYLSQYLLALREEPELADALYQVITATDYVKLEPIVAYKLQRMGLVNLEGTRCTPACELYRLYFRDQLNIIKDARNIRFEELEKENQQLRDLYSLDELTQLANHRYFHNYLQAEWQRLSCENATYRSLSEENDSDIICDRTPLSLILCDIDYFKIYNKIHGNQAGDHCLRQIANTIVNAVKQPFGHHNFSCVNSVTYQADSNFETSETGNTQMQLSSVLVTRYGGEEFAILTQTDATTAVYIAEHICSSVKALKIPCEYPGIDGLPATVLTVSLGVASMIPNAENEANSLINAAEQALYQAKRKGRDRVVLI; this is encoded by the coding sequence ATGAGCATAGATGAAGTCGTATTGCTATTAAAAGCCAGCCAAGTAAATGGTTTGACGACACTCCAAGAGACGGTATTGCGCTCTTCGTGGGAGGGAAAAACTTATACCACCATAGCAGTTGAAGCGCACTACGGTGAAGAACGTGTGAGGAAAGTAGCTTCAAATTTATGGCAATTGCTGAGCAATTTTTGGGGGGAACCAATCAATAAATTCAACTTTCGTTCCTCTTTGGAACCTCGCCCTCTAAGTAAAACGCATCAACAGTTAATTCAGGAATTTAACAAGGTAGCCACAGCTATATCCTTAGAATTTCCCAGTGGCCCAGTATCCCTAGACTCTAGATTCTACATTTCTCGCCCACCAGTTGAGGAACTTGCCTACACACAAATAGCTGAACCAGGGAGTGTTATCTATATTAAAGCTGCTCAGAAGATGGGGAAAAGCTCTTTGATTCTCAGACTTCTCAAACACGCTACTAATCAAGGCTTTTGTACTGTCAGTTTGGACTTTCAGCAAGCAGACAAAGCAGTCTTTGCTAGCTTAGATAAATTTTTGCGTTGGTTGTGTGCCAATATCAGTCGGGAGTTACAACTAGAACCAAAATTGAATGATTATTGGGATGAGGAGATGGGTAGCAAAGTCAGTTGCTCTATATATTTTGAGAGTTATTTATTGCCTGCTCTGACAAGTCCCCTTGTTTTAGTATTCAACGAAGTGGACTGGGTGTTTGAGTATTCGGAAATAGCAGGGGAATTTCTGCCATTGATACGCTTTTGGCACGAACAAGCTAGAAGAGTCGAAATTTGGCAAAAACTCCGCCTTGTTCTGGTTTTTTCCGCTGAAATTATTGTTCCTCTAAAATTATCTCAATCTCCGTTTAATATTGGTTTGCCGATTAAGTTACCACCGTTTACAACAGAGCAAGTACAGGAGTTAGCGCAACGTCACGGCCTCGATTGGACAGATGGTAAAGAAGCTTTGAGTTTGATGGCAATGGTAGGGGGACATCCTTATTTAGTGCGACTGGCTTTGTATAATCTTGTGGGTAAAAGCGGCTTAGAACAGGACTTAAATCACCTACTACAACAAGCAGCAACAACAGCAGGAATTTATCACGAATATTTAAGTCAGTACCTATTAGCACTTAGAGAGGAACCAGAATTAGCAGATGCTTTATACCAGGTGATTACGGCTACAGACTATGTGAAGTTAGAGCCAATAGTAGCCTATAAACTACAAAGAATGGGACTAGTTAATTTAGAAGGCACTCGTTGTACCCCTGCATGTGAGTTGTATCGTCTGTATTTTCGCGATCAACTGAACATAATTAAAGATGCCAGAAATATTCGATTTGAAGAGTTGGAAAAAGAAAATCAACAGTTGCGTGACCTCTACAGTTTAGATGAACTCACTCAATTAGCTAATCATCGCTACTTTCATAACTACCTGCAAGCTGAGTGGCAGAGATTAAGTTGTGAGAATGCTACCTACAGGTCACTTTCCGAGGAGAACGACTCGGATATTATATGCGATCGCACTCCTCTGTCATTGATTCTATGCGACATCGATTATTTTAAAATTTACAACAAAATACATGGTAATCAAGCAGGAGATCATTGTTTGCGACAAATTGCAAACACTATAGTTAACGCAGTTAAGCAGCCGTTTGGTCATCACAACTTTTCATGTGTGAACAGCGTTACTTACCAAGCTGATAGTAATTTTGAAACTTCTGAGACTGGAAATACCCAAATGCAACTCAGTTCAGTATTGGTAACTCGCTATGGTGGTGAAGAATTTGCCATTCTCACCCAAACAGATGCCACTACTGCTGTGTATATTGCCGAACACATTTGCTCCTCAGTAAAGGCTTTGAAAATTCCTTGTGAGTATCCTGGTATCGACGGACTACCAGCTACTGTTTTAACTGTCAGTTTAGGCGTTGCCAGTATGATACCCAATGCAGAAAATGAGGCAAATAGTCTAATAAATGCTGCTGAGCAAGCACTCTATCAAGCAAAAAGAAAAGGACGCGATCGCGTTGTCCTCATTTAG
- a CDS encoding cytochrome b/b6 domain-containing protein, with translation MTATVPAKTRKLPTQAIGARIFHSCNIISLFLMLTSGLQIYNANPVFGGRAGLHIPPIFTLGGWLAGGRHWHFAAMWLFSLNLLWYGIYILITRRWRHRFVATNDIKALQKSQNSKRLIYAWHRIVYTAIIPILLLALLTGVGMYKPSQFHWIVDMFGSWQALRIIHFASVPMVIVFVVIHSILGRKAGGEQLTESMFW, from the coding sequence ATGACTGCCACTGTTCCTGCTAAAACTCGTAAATTACCAACTCAAGCAATAGGAGCTAGAATTTTTCACTCTTGTAATATTATTAGCTTATTTCTCATGCTCACAAGTGGATTACAAATATACAATGCCAACCCGGTTTTTGGTGGACGTGCCGGTTTACATATCCCTCCCATATTTACTTTAGGAGGTTGGCTTGCGGGAGGTAGACATTGGCATTTTGCAGCCATGTGGCTATTCTCGCTGAATCTCTTGTGGTATGGAATTTATATTTTAATTACCCGACGTTGGCGACATCGATTTGTGGCTACAAATGATATTAAAGCATTACAAAAAAGTCAAAATTCCAAGCGTCTAATTTATGCTTGGCATCGCATTGTCTATACAGCGATTATTCCTATTTTACTGCTGGCGTTACTTACAGGCGTAGGAATGTATAAACCGTCTCAATTTCACTGGATTGTAGATATGTTTGGCAGTTGGCAAGCACTACGAATCATTCACTTTGCCTCAGTACCGATGGTGATTGTCTTTGTAGTAATTCATTCTATATTAGGGCGTAAAGCTGGAGGTGAACAACTCACAGAATCTATGTTTTGGTAA
- a CDS encoding molybdopterin-dependent oxidoreductase → MDLINLHRPLTRRQLLKISGLSGISFLLGGCGTPAFEDLVGKLSEPLNQKFETLIFNPQKLVPEFTLSEIEPKALIVNSFRYTPIIDKEKYRLIVDGEVNNPLSLSMAEIQALPLTSMIIRHVCVEGWAAIVQWSGVRLQEIIALAQPKANVKYAYFKSADGYYESWDIASALHPQTLLAYEKNGESLPVENGAPLRLASPIKLGYKQSKWVTKISLVSSLSPFKGYWEDQGYEWFAGL, encoded by the coding sequence ATGGATTTAATTAACTTACACCGTCCGCTAACACGCCGACAATTATTAAAAATTTCTGGATTGTCTGGCATAAGTTTTCTTTTAGGCGGCTGTGGAACGCCAGCATTTGAAGATTTAGTAGGAAAACTTTCTGAACCATTAAATCAAAAGTTTGAAACTTTAATATTTAATCCCCAAAAACTTGTACCAGAATTTACTCTCAGTGAAATTGAACCAAAAGCATTGATAGTTAATAGCTTTAGATACACTCCCATTATTGACAAGGAAAAGTATCGTTTAATTGTCGATGGCGAGGTTAACAATCCTCTAAGCCTTAGTATGGCTGAAATTCAGGCTTTGCCGTTGACTTCTATGATTATACGCCATGTTTGTGTGGAAGGTTGGGCTGCGATCGTGCAATGGAGTGGAGTACGTCTGCAAGAAATTATTGCTCTTGCTCAACCTAAAGCTAATGTTAAGTATGCTTATTTTAAATCAGCAGATGGCTACTACGAAAGTTGGGATATAGCTTCAGCTTTACATCCACAAACTCTATTAGCTTATGAAAAAAATGGTGAATCTTTGCCAGTTGAGAATGGTGCGCCTTTACGTTTAGCTTCACCAATTAAACTTGGTTATAAGCAAAGTAAGTGGGTGACTAAAATTTCACTTGTAAGTTCTTTATCGCCTTTTAAGGGTTATTGGGAGGATCAAGGTTATGAATGGTTTGCAGGACTTTAA
- a CDS encoding bifunctional orotidine-5'-phosphate decarboxylase/orotate phosphoribosyltransferase, with product MSFFDKLHSNISQNQSLLFVGLDPNPEMIPAFYQSEDVIAGLWNWLQFIITETSDFVCAYKPTLGFYEALGVPGLELLYKTLTAVPKHIPIILDAKHGDLNTSTIFARTVFTEWQVDAITLSPYTGQDHVAPFLVYPDKAVFILCCTSNLGAKTLQHYPTNESPLYLQVVKESKNWGTPEQLALEVGTINPDILGLIRATASERIIMVRSIWQEENNFNQILKVGLNTNGDGLLIPVPQDMLASRKLSEEIQCLRTEINHVRNEVISDGSTCSVWLPDVCLLNQHPQHDLILQLYDIGCIMFGNFVQASGAIFPYYIDLRKIISNPQVFNQVLSAYEEILKNLHFDRLAGIPYGSLPTATGLALRLHCPMIFPRKEVKAHGTRKLIEGNFCPGETVVVVDDILISGKSVMEGAEKLKSAGLNVNDIVVLIDHEEGVQDRLLENGYQGHAVFTISEITNTLYLSGRINEEQFLAFSEDVGKVSINTSLSD from the coding sequence ATGAGTTTTTTTGATAAATTACATAGTAATATATCGCAAAACCAAAGCTTACTTTTTGTAGGGCTTGATCCAAATCCAGAGATGATACCTGCTTTTTATCAATCTGAAGATGTCATTGCTGGTTTATGGAATTGGTTACAATTTATTATTACCGAGACTAGTGATTTCGTCTGTGCTTACAAGCCAACACTTGGCTTTTATGAAGCATTGGGTGTTCCAGGATTAGAACTACTGTACAAAACTTTAACCGCTGTCCCTAAGCATATCCCAATTATTTTAGATGCTAAACACGGTGATTTAAACACAAGTACAATTTTTGCCCGTACTGTGTTTACAGAATGGCAGGTAGATGCAATTACACTCAGTCCTTATACAGGGCAAGATCATGTAGCACCGTTTTTAGTTTATCCTGATAAAGCGGTGTTTATTTTATGTTGTACTTCTAATTTAGGAGCAAAAACTTTACAGCACTATCCTACAAATGAATCTCCTCTTTATTTACAGGTAGTAAAAGAATCAAAAAATTGGGGAACTCCAGAACAATTGGCTTTAGAAGTTGGTACTATAAATCCTGATATTTTGGGTTTGATTCGGGCTACTGCTTCTGAAAGAATTATTATGGTACGTAGCATTTGGCAAGAGGAGAATAACTTTAATCAAATTTTAAAAGTTGGCTTGAATACTAATGGTGATGGTTTGCTGATTCCAGTTCCGCAAGATATGTTAGCAAGCCGAAAATTATCTGAGGAAATTCAATGCTTACGCACAGAAATTAACCATGTGAGAAATGAAGTTATCAGTGATGGTTCTACCTGTTCTGTGTGGCTGCCTGATGTTTGTTTGTTAAATCAGCATCCTCAACATGATTTAATTTTACAACTTTATGATATTGGCTGCATTATGTTTGGTAACTTTGTGCAAGCATCAGGAGCTATATTTCCTTATTATATAGACTTACGCAAAATTATTTCTAATCCCCAAGTTTTTAATCAAGTTTTGAGTGCTTATGAAGAAATTTTGAAAAATCTACATTTTGATAGATTAGCAGGTATTCCCTACGGCTCTTTACCAACTGCTACTGGTTTAGCTTTACGTCTTCATTGTCCTATGATTTTTCCTCGGAAAGAGGTAAAAGCACATGGAACTCGCAAGTTAATAGAGGGTAATTTCTGTCCTGGTGAAACGGTGGTGGTGGTTGATGATATTCTGATTAGCGGTAAAAGTGTGATGGAAGGGGCGGAAAAATTAAAATCAGCAGGATTAAATGTTAATGATATTGTGGTGTTGATTGATCATGAGGAAGGAGTGCAAGACAGGCTACTAGAAAATGGTTATCAAGGTCATGCAGTTTTCACGATTTCGGAAATCACAAATACTCTGTATTTATCAGGACGAATCAATGAAGAGCAATTTTTAGCTTTTTCAGAGGATGTTGGTAAAGTTTCAATTAATACTAGCCTTAGCGATTAG
- a CDS encoding AI-2E family transporter, translated as MDISFKQLLKWLTLTLIFPLIFLNGWLAFRFFHYFQPLLTIFVLAILLAFILNYPVSLLEKRGVKRKYGVAVVFILALVIIVVVGITLLPIVLDQFNEAAKLLPQWIDATQEKIQVYNNYVINQHLKINLGQLFTQITDKVPQELEYFFDKIFSLIKDTIDSVSEGLITVVLTFYFLLDGPRLWESLFNKLPLSFARLVSESIQQNFQSYLIGQGTLAVLMGVSQTLMFLVFQVQFGLLFGFIIGILSLIPFGDVVSLISITLIIASHDFWLAVKVLAIALIIDQLIDQAIAPRLLGSLTGLRPIWVLISLLVGTYISGLLGLLIAVPVAGFIKDVIDSLSESNYSDQTFEDKEASEILTNESIT; from the coding sequence ATGGATATTTCGTTCAAGCAATTACTTAAATGGTTAACTTTAACATTAATATTTCCTTTGATTTTTCTTAATGGTTGGCTAGCATTTCGCTTTTTTCACTATTTTCAACCATTACTGACAATTTTTGTATTAGCGATTTTATTAGCTTTTATATTAAACTACCCTGTTTCGCTTCTTGAAAAGCGGGGAGTTAAACGTAAATATGGAGTAGCAGTAGTTTTTATCTTAGCTTTGGTGATTATAGTTGTTGTAGGAATTACTTTACTACCTATTGTTTTAGACCAATTTAATGAAGCAGCTAAATTACTTCCTCAATGGATTGATGCTACTCAAGAAAAAATACAGGTTTATAATAATTATGTTATTAATCAACACTTAAAAATTAATTTAGGTCAACTATTTACACAAATAACTGACAAAGTTCCTCAAGAATTAGAATATTTTTTTGACAAAATTTTCAGTCTGATTAAAGATACTATTGATAGTGTTTCGGAAGGATTAATTACAGTAGTACTGACATTTTATTTTTTGTTAGACGGGCCAAGACTTTGGGAAAGTTTATTTAATAAGTTGCCTTTGAGTTTTGCTCGACTTGTAAGCGAGTCTATTCAGCAAAATTTTCAAAGTTACTTGATTGGTCAGGGAACTTTGGCTGTATTGATGGGTGTTTCACAAACATTAATGTTTTTAGTTTTTCAAGTTCAGTTTGGTTTATTGTTTGGTTTTATTATTGGGATTTTGAGCTTAATTCCCTTTGGTGATGTTGTAAGTTTGATTTCAATTACTTTAATAATAGCGTCACATGATTTTTGGTTAGCAGTGAAAGTTTTAGCGATCGCACTTATTATAGACCAGTTAATTGACCAAGCGATCGCTCCCCGTCTTTTGGGTAGCTTGACAGGACTTCGACCAATATGGGTACTGATTTCTTTATTAGTAGGAACTTATATCAGTGGCTTGTTAGGACTACTAATTGCAGTACCTGTAGCTGGTTTTATCAAAGATGTAATAGATAGTCTTTCTGAATCTAATTATTCTGATCAGACATTTGAAGATAAAGAGGCGTCAGAGATATTAACTAATGAGTCAATAACTTAA
- a CDS encoding GFA family protein: protein MTKHNKQVTYEGGCHCGAVRFRVEVDTHKVDDCNCSICRKKGFLHLILPREQFTLLQGEDKLTTYTFNTGIAQHKFCSICGMHPFYIPRSHPDCIDVNVRCLDGDVIANFEIVPFDGANWEANIHKLREESK from the coding sequence ATGACAAAACATAATAAACAAGTCACTTACGAAGGTGGATGTCACTGTGGTGCAGTACGCTTTAGGGTAGAAGTTGACACTCATAAAGTAGACGATTGTAACTGTTCAATTTGTAGAAAAAAAGGTTTTTTACACTTAATTTTGCCGCGAGAACAGTTCACTTTGCTGCAAGGCGAAGATAAATTGACAACTTACACATTTAACACAGGAATTGCCCAACATAAATTTTGCAGCATTTGCGGAATGCATCCTTTTTATATTCCCCGTAGCCACCCTGACTGTATTGATGTAAATGTACGGTGTTTGGATGGGGATGTGATAGCAAATTTTGAAATTGTGCCTTTTGATGGCGCGAATTGGGAAGCGAATATTCACAAGTTACGTGAGGAATCAAAATAA
- a CDS encoding CIA30 family protein — MSDKNRSQWDLGRFIETLTYFEVIPFLNWVQQLIQGRFTDSQAKPNGGKNVGVILVAGATGGLGKRVVRRLLERGYKVRALVRDIDKARTILSDDIDLVVGDITKPETLTPIVMANIQAVVCCTAVRVQPVEGDTADRAKYYQGIKFYQPEIVGDTPENVEYQGVKNLVETARKYLSQANEKLIFDFTNPSTELKNIWGAVDDVVMGGVSSSNIQLVENAAFFTGNVSTANSGGFASVRTKNFDPPFNLSGYAGVKLRVKGDGQRYKFFLRTDTQWDGVGYSYSFDTVANTWIDVTIPFTDLTPVFRAKTVKDCPQIDSSKISSFQLMLSKFEYDNALNPKFSPGGFILQVESIKAYGGETLPQFVLVSSAGVTRPGRPGINLEEEPPAVRLNDQLGGILTWKLKGEDSLRVSGIPYTIIRPCALTEEPGGKSLILEQGDNIRGKISREDVAELCVQALQQRKACNVTFEVKQAENTVNSIDWDRLFSNLQPDK, encoded by the coding sequence GTGAGTGACAAAAATCGTTCTCAATGGGACTTAGGTAGATTTATCGAAACTCTAACCTACTTCGAGGTTATCCCTTTCCTTAACTGGGTACAACAGTTAATTCAAGGTCGTTTCACCGATAGTCAAGCTAAACCCAATGGAGGGAAGAACGTGGGTGTAATACTAGTAGCAGGTGCAACTGGTGGACTTGGTAAACGAGTAGTACGGCGACTGCTAGAACGAGGTTATAAAGTTCGCGCCCTTGTGCGAGATATCGACAAAGCCAGGACAATTCTTAGTGATGATATTGACTTAGTAGTTGGTGATATCACTAAACCAGAAACTTTAACTCCTATAGTCATGGCTAATATCCAAGCTGTAGTTTGTTGCACAGCAGTGCGCGTACAACCAGTAGAAGGAGACACAGCAGATAGAGCCAAATACTATCAAGGCATCAAATTTTACCAACCTGAAATTGTTGGCGACACACCAGAAAATGTAGAATACCAAGGTGTAAAAAACTTAGTGGAAACGGCGAGAAAATACTTATCCCAAGCCAATGAAAAACTGATATTTGACTTCACCAACCCATCAACAGAATTAAAAAATATCTGGGGCGCAGTCGATGATGTGGTTATGGGTGGTGTAAGTTCAAGTAATATCCAATTAGTGGAAAATGCCGCGTTCTTTACTGGTAATGTCTCCACTGCTAACTCTGGAGGATTTGCTTCTGTTAGAACCAAAAATTTTGATCCACCATTCAACTTATCAGGTTACGCAGGTGTAAAATTGCGCGTCAAAGGTGACGGCCAGCGTTATAAATTCTTCCTACGGACAGATACACAATGGGATGGCGTTGGCTATAGCTACTCTTTTGATACAGTAGCCAACACTTGGATAGATGTTACTATCCCGTTTACCGATTTAACTCCCGTATTTCGAGCAAAAACTGTAAAAGATTGTCCGCAAATTGATTCTAGTAAAATTAGCTCATTTCAACTGATGTTGAGCAAATTTGAATATGACAATGCTTTAAATCCCAAGTTTTCACCAGGCGGCTTTATTTTGCAAGTGGAATCAATTAAAGCTTATGGTGGGGAGACTTTACCACAATTTGTCCTCGTCAGTTCAGCAGGAGTCACACGCCCCGGTCGCCCAGGTATTAATTTAGAAGAAGAACCTCCCGCAGTTAGATTAAATGATCAATTGGGAGGAATTTTAACCTGGAAATTGAAGGGAGAAGATAGCCTCAGAGTTAGCGGAATTCCTTATACAATTATTAGACCTTGTGCTTTAACTGAAGAACCAGGGGGTAAGTCATTAATATTAGAGCAAGGTGATAATATTAGGGGAAAAATCAGCCGCGAGGATGTTGCAGAACTTTGCGTGCAAGCACTACAACAAAGAAAAGCGTGTAATGTCACGTTTGAAGTTAAACAGGCAGAAAATACTGTTAATTCCATCGATTGGGATCGGCTATTTTCTAACTTGCAACCTGATAAATAA
- a CDS encoding pyridoxamine 5'-phosphate oxidase family protein, which produces MNQLEKAQAEYESFAEELGSVIISTISHEGIPNASYAPFVMDDSKNIYIYVSGLSTHTQNIQANPHVSVLLIEDEAKTDQIFARRRLNFDCTATLIERETATWNQVVEQFQERFGEIIGVLRGLADFRIFQLTPSAGRFVIGFGAAYHISGDNLDQLVQITGDGKG; this is translated from the coding sequence ATGAACCAACTCGAAAAAGCTCAAGCTGAGTACGAAAGTTTTGCTGAAGAATTAGGAAGTGTAATTATTAGTACCATTAGTCATGAAGGCATACCCAATGCTAGCTATGCTCCTTTTGTGATGGATGATTCTAAGAATATCTACATTTATGTAAGTGGACTTTCGACTCACACCCAAAATATTCAAGCTAATCCTCATGTTAGTGTTTTGTTGATTGAGGATGAAGCTAAGACTGACCAAATCTTTGCTCGTCGCCGTTTGAATTTTGATTGTACGGCTACTCTCATAGAACGTGAAACTGCAACTTGGAATCAAGTTGTTGAACAATTTCAAGAACGTTTTGGTGAAATTATTGGAGTTTTACGCGGCTTGGCTGACTTTCGGATTTTTCAGCTAACTCCTAGTGCAGGTCGTTTTGTCATTGGTTTTGGAGCAGCTTATCACATCAGCGGCGATAACCTGGATCAACTTGTTCAAATCACGGGAGATGGGAAAGGGTGA
- a CDS encoding alpha/beta hydrolase, with translation MLQFQPSGFGHKVINTSLGKMVYYTQTGTLWLNADVEDLPTLLFLHNFGGGASAYEWSKVYPAFASTHRILAPDLIGWGESAHPVRDYSIKDYLTTIAEFITQTCPQPVTVVASSLTAALTIRLAITQPELFQSLFLVCPSGFDDFGQGAGRRLPLSVINTPLLDNLIYAVGAENELAVRNFLQSFLFAKAQRVSQEMVEAYLTSAQQPNAKFAALAFLRGDLYFDLALYIQQLQIPTVMFWGEKAQFTSVKLGRRLANLNISAIGDFYAIADAGVLPHLELPEVIIGLLQGYF, from the coding sequence ATGCTTCAGTTTCAACCTTCTGGCTTTGGGCATAAAGTCATTAATACATCTCTGGGAAAAATGGTTTACTATACCCAGACAGGTACACTCTGGTTAAATGCTGATGTTGAAGATTTACCGACACTACTGTTTCTGCACAACTTTGGTGGCGGGGCTTCAGCTTATGAATGGTCTAAAGTTTATCCGGCTTTTGCTTCCACGCACCGTATTTTAGCGCCAGATTTAATCGGTTGGGGAGAATCTGCCCATCCTGTACGAGATTACAGTATTAAGGACTATCTGACTACGATCGCAGAGTTTATCACTCAAACTTGTCCTCAACCTGTGACGGTGGTAGCCTCTTCGTTAACGGCTGCTTTGACTATCCGCCTGGCTATTACTCAACCTGAATTATTTCAAAGTCTATTTTTGGTTTGTCCTTCTGGGTTTGATGATTTTGGCCAAGGTGCAGGGCGCAGACTTCCACTTTCGGTAATTAATACGCCTTTGTTGGATAATTTAATTTATGCTGTTGGTGCTGAAAATGAATTGGCAGTCAGAAACTTTTTACAAAGTTTTCTGTTTGCTAAAGCACAACGAGTTTCTCAAGAAATGGTGGAGGCTTATTTAACTTCTGCACAACAGCCAAATGCTAAGTTTGCCGCTTTGGCTTTTCTGCGAGGCGACCTTTATTTTGATTTAGCTTTGTACATTCAACAATTGCAAATTCCCACTGTGATGTTTTGGGGAGAAAAAGCACAATTTACCAGTGTCAAATTAGGGCGACGCTTGGCTAATTTAAATATAAGTGCAATTGGAGATTTTTATGCGATCGCAGATGCCGGAGTCTTGCCCCATCTGGAGTTACCAGAAGTAATCATTGGTCTATTGCAAGGGTATTTTTAA